The genomic DNA ttgggttgtcgttgatcgtttgaccaaatcagcccagtttttgccaatacgggaagactacaaggtagaacgattagcccgaatctacaccgacgagatcatttgtaatcatggtacgcctcgtgacatcatatCTGAcagtgacgctcggtttacttcgcgattgtgggaaacgtttcaagcagctcttggtacgacgcttaacttaagtaccgcattccatcctcaaaccgacggacagactgaaagaacgatctgtactcttgaggacatgctccgtgcgtgtgttatagacttcggtggtaattggaatAAGTATCtgtcgttagtcgaattctcgtacaacaacagttatcataccagcatccagatggcaccattcgaggcattatatggaagaagatgccGATCGCccattgtgtggcacgagatcggtcactcgcaagtaaccggtcccgagttactacaagagacgactgacaaagtcctccaaattcgagacaacttgttgaaaatTCGATGTAGACataaaagttacgccgatagaagacgcaagccccttgaatttgacgttggcgactacgtactcctaaagttatcaccttggaagggtgtagttagatttggcaagaaagggaaactagcgcctcgatatgttggaccttttaagattctggaaagtatcggaaaagtcgcctacagactcgaactaccagaggaacttagtaacgtccacccgactttccatgtgtcaaacctctgAAAATGTCTGGCTGAGCATGatctaattgtacctctcgacgaccttcaaataaacgaaacgctacacttcgtagaaaagcctgttgaaatcatggatcgccaagccaagcagctcagacgctcgcgcattcctattgtgaaagtccaatgggaaggcaaacgaggcgcagagttcacttgggaactcgaaagcgacatgaaggcaaagtacccgcagttgtttaaatgaaagtctagagagaaagtcgcaaaaggtgattcacggtgctAGTTGTTaaggcttcggcctaatttcgggacgaaattccctaaacaaggggaggctgtaacaccccgtgtttgcgaaagtcaaagtcaaagtcaagattgaagtcaaaggaagaaaagatcgctaattgcgattCGTTTCTCgttgctcaatccctgttttgactactttgactgtagttagtctatttttatgtttgtatgttagttgtattatgtggagtgattaattacaatcgaagtaatcgaagtatatttatctctacgaaccgctttacgactgtgaataataggaagtaacaatgcgataaagtcaattaatcaataatcgagctaatctaatcatcatcgaactcgagactcgaattacgcgaatatTGGTTGttattttacgtgtgtgtgcgccttatgtgttacttgtgcatatTTATTTACGTTatatgtggtgatcaatcgaaacccaatcgaactcaatcgaaatcgaattatgataattggtggagaagagacagtgcaagatatagatgtttgtatgttgatatagtagttgggattaaaagtaattgaataggaaactctatcgtaatctcatcaatcgcaatcgagatcgaaatatcagaaatcatcGCATCAAACACTCGAATcgtgcagctgatcgaacaggttACCAGCCGATCAGACACGCTGTCCGAttgagctgcctggccgatcggccaacactttcctcatttggcatcctataaattcCCCTttgtcactctcaaactttctacttttggaaacctctgtctgaccagctcgtgctcccctctttttctcagatttctctcgattccggtaagttttcgtcctaaatcttgtaccttcttgatctacacgcactcctacacctttctatctttcaaatcttaacttttaactgtgaaatcatcaagattcaagcattctaggatgatgtcatcatggtgttcttgaagaacttcatgttttggcctcaatccaccaagaataacttagatctagccgatttcctcagaaacaaacaaagatctgttATAAATCAAAACATttacatggtgaaaaggattgaaagatggttttccaactttctttcaactcttttacactcaatgccttcaaaaccgatagaaacagAGCTTTTACCGATTTGCTAATCATTCCGGTGCTTGCATGACTCAAGATCCAGATtcttctatccacgaggttcaccgatttagggttaaacgttaaactccgttccgaatagttcaccagccggacttgggtgattcctgtccggtCAGGAGAAActagtaagaacgagggttctatggttcgactcgttgtcaaaatacctcgatataacgacaaacaaatcagaacagccaagtgttagacgaacaggccgaccaggtcaggatgctgaccgatcggactgctgtgcGAGCAGACAGCTAGCCGACCGGACAGTCAACCGATCGaccggccagccgatcggctagcacatggccccacacttggATAACTCATTGAAGtggagtattgaacgaactgctgttcgatcggactactgtccgattggattactcttcggatcatgagatactatgcttcaacacttaatcgattttcatcatgttcaatgcactaggattgccacctgatcgaactgatgtccgatcgagtgaccttTTGCTGAGGACATGTTCTCCCTTGAAGTACTAACtgatcgggttgccggccgatcgaacgaccgttcgatcgaccgacctgaaaggtaaagatacttcaatgttttcaaatgctacaacaaaaacttcaaaaggtcaaaccatcatacacaaacacatccttctcaaaggaagaaacaatccactcgaacagccatccgatcggcctaccgaccgaccggacaactgtccgaacggactgtcaaccgaCCGGTCAACCGtctgatcggactaccatccAATCGACCAGCTGTCTGACtctccaacacttgtttccgttttacgcgttgcttatcgttatgctatcgaactattcaggctaaccctactctcaggcgctcccttcaatccatcaatcactgtgagtatactcgatccctttttgctttcagcacttttgggtgttacatacgttacttatacgaaatcacatcgaacacactacgcaacattttaaacgctaactgttaccgcatgtattacgtgactaaatgaatgcttgttgttatatttacacgtggaatgctgtctacctgccttaacgacgatagtactatagtttggactcagcacccgttcacacgggggttgttaaggacaattacttgcatggattacggtggtaatcatgtattgcgaactgcctcgggcagtcaacccgcagtcattggtatcgatagatccatatcgataattaacatgcttcgttttcctctgtgtacgtgctggttatgcgtaaactatttcgaactctattatgctattatcaaacttgtatgctcacctttacattttatatattgactttattttaacgtatatgacaggcaattaggatgcttatctgctaggaaggtgAGGCTAGAagaagcgtctagagcatagttgtctgtagatcttgcagcatGAGTCTCTAGAAGTAGATGAAtaattttatatttaaatctgagttgtcggaacagaatatttgcctggatttttatctgtaataatttgtttgctatttgagatacgatatgggacgtattatttaaattaaatagtaatgataattgttatggaaacttctggacaatctgtttcgctcagtgccatgccccgatgattccgccatcggttggggtgtgacacttagaATGTCAGTAATTTTAGTATTATGGTTTGAAGGTTAACAGGTATACGCTAACAGCTTCTCTGGTGATAAACTTTGGCCCGCTGAAAAGCTTGTGTTCCCCAAAACCACCATAAACGTTGTGCCAAATTCAGTTTATTTTGTGGTTAGCAACTAGTGACTCATCTAAGATGACCATGATCTTATATATCTCAAATAAAGATAATGATATGATGTTGGGGTGCTGATGTAGATGTTAAACGCCTTAAATGAGACATGCTACTAATATCAAACAGGCTTGGATCTCAGTTTCTCTCATGTTTTACCATTTAACTTGTAAACAATATGATTtaaaataaatacaaagaaatgagacatgctactgattttaaaacTTAGATTAGCATCTTATGACATGCTTAGCAAAAACCATAAATATAGGCCCAAAGATATATGTAAATATCAAAAAGCAGAATACTTATGAAAGGTTAACTGCAATTTATTCAAATTTATTAGTTTCCTCATAAACTCTAAATATTTACTGATAACGTTCATACCTTCTTCCTAGCTAACTGAAAAGACTTAGCAAGATTGCGACCATGGATGCGTTAAAAAAAGGAACATTGGGGACGGTAACACGGTTTGCGGGCTTTGTGAAGATGGAGAAGAGAGTGTCGAGCATACCTTCACAGCTTGCTATTTCGCCTTGATGCTTTGGTCCTTCATCAGCAACTGGTGCAAATGTCAGAATCTTGTGGTGTTCTCCTTCAGAGACTTAATCGAAGTTCATCAGCATTTGGGTCTGAACAGGAAAAGAAAGAGATTATGAAGGGCCTCATCAGGATTGGATGCTGGAGCATTTGGAAAAAAGGAATGAGGCAAGGTTTAAAAATAAATCAGTTAAATTAGATGACATTATCAGTGAGGTTAAAAAGTTAGGTTTTTTGTGGTATTCGTCTAGATCTAAAAGATCGTCCATCTCTTGGGctgattggtgtaaatttgtattgttgttgttggttgCCTCGGTTTGAGGCAGCGTGTGTCCTAATGAAGTTCACCTttcttaaaaaagaaaaatactTCTAAATCCAATGCATCAGTAAATCTCCATACATGCATACCTTTGATTATCTACTTCTTCTTGGCCAACTGTTTGAATATCAGCAAGTGAGGTAAATTAAGGATGTCTCTAAAGGATAAAAAGTACCTTCTTCCTTTATGAAGCTAATTGTTTTTCCTTCACGGGGTGATGCCATTGACAGTGACTTTAAGTCCATGAAGTGTTTTTGGGCCTTAGAAGATGAAGGCGACACGATCTTAATTTTAGTGTGGTCTTCTTCTTGTTGAAGTAGCTTCTTGTATGTAAACTGAAGAAAAAATAACAAATAACAGAGCATTTTTCCTAGAATAAATCCAAAAAAGGATGATCAATATCCCATTGAAGAAAGCACATATGAATCTCACCTTGACAAGATCACTTTTTTCTTTAATAACAGTTATACGAACGGTCGATCTTAAAGTTAGAGATCGAGGATGGCAACACCAATGTGCAGCATCCACAAAAGTTGTATGATCAGAAGATTCTCTCAGTTGCTCGACATGCTCTAGTCGTAGCTCAACATGCTCGAGTTCATAAGGTGGCACCTCAATCGCCTTTAGCCTCTCTAACCTTGTAAATTTCTAGAATGAATACACAACTTTGTGTTGggattattatatataaatgatCACAACAAAGTACATAAATGGTTGACAAAGAAGAAAACCTGACTATTTACGGGCATGAATATACAAGTTGAAAACTTTGAATCTATTGTTCTTGTCCAAAAACAGCCTCAACTTCTGAAACCAAAGGTTATCTATACAACCGTTAGGATAACATTTCATACATTCTCTCAAATGGGTTAAATCCCTTACCGAACTCAAGTGTTTATTCCCCATAGGCGGTGAGCGTAAACGTGGAGTGTATAAATAAACCCAAATTGGAGGTACTGAGCACAATTTCATCCAAACCATGGTTTGAATGCAGCACCAACATCCTCAAGGAATGACTTGACAACTTGAGGTTGTTGCATATTCAGTAGCCAAAAACAAATTTGTAAGGAAAGGGAAGTTGTATAAGAAGTTAGGTAAGGGATCTCCATAGTAAAATACTGCTGTCAGTTTTTTGCATGAAGCCAAGTTCATTTGTGGCGCCCCTCTTCCATCTGGATCTTCTGTTAAAAGATAGGATAGATTTGGCGCGTCGATATCTATTCTCTCAACTGAAGTGTCAAAGTAAATTATAACTTTTTGAAGATTTTGATGTCCATAaacacaaaatctttttaaaacatcAAAACTTTTAATGACAAAAACTTGTAGAAGAGGGCAACTACTGACTAGATACGTGATACGTGATCCCTTCATCATCTATTTGACGTAGTCAAGTCTCAAGTAAATCAAAGACTTAAACTTGACAGCATCAACCATGAAGGAAGAAGGCAAGTGACTGCTATGAATGCTCAAAGATTCTAACACAGAAACAGATAAGAGAATGTTAGGCAAACGGTACTCAGCAGAAGCAAAAGGGGATTCTGACGAGTTAGTAAGATCAATCTCCAACAACTTTACGCCTTTATGAAGAGCTAATTCAAGACATCTGTTAACGATATCTAATTCTGCAGGCTTCCATATATCTGTAACAAGACGAAGCTCGTCAACTGTGACATTTTGGTGGCAAAATCTGGAAGTGGTATATTCAACATACTTGAAAAAACATTCTCAAGAACTAAATTGATCAATATAGAAATCTAAAATCGGGAAAGAAGCAGTTAGGTGAAACCAGTTCCTAGATAATACATTCATTCTAGCTAAGAAGCTCTGCTGGGCAGGGTAATCCAAAGAATCAATACAAGAGAGGATGCGATGAAGAATAAAATCAGGAAGCTGTGAAATCCGATCCATCTCTCCAATTTCACCAACTACAAATCTAAAGAATTAAAGTACAAAAAATCAAATTTACAATTTGGAGAAATTAAAGTACTCACCCTGCAGCAGAGGTTGAGTGATTAAATTTAATAAGCGTGATCCCTTTAGTTTCGGTGATCAGTATTCGAAGGAATCTCGAATTcttgtttttgaaatttttgagaCGAGATTACGTGGGTCGCTGATTACACTTCACTTTTAGTTCCCATAGTTTACCCTAAACTGTCGGTTATTTTTTATCTTGCTGGATTTTGTGGAGAGCTCGAAACGATTTGGTTTCCAATAAGGTACAAAAGCCAGCAGAGAAGTCCAAGCTCAAAGGTTGAAATGGAAGGTGACCGATTGGAACAAATGGGGCGAGTCACGAGCTCAATGCTTTTAGGTGTTTGATTTTTAGAGGTTACAGCGGGTCCTCCAGggtgttttgttttattttcccTGCTGGTCATGGTTTTTGAAAGTCTTTTGCTCTTTGTAAGTTACATTATTGTTGTAAAGTAGGTGGTCCAAGATCATGTTGATGTAAACCAGGTGGTTCAACACCAGGTTCATGAAGCTCTGGTTGTGAAGGAATACGGTAACCAAGTTGTGAATAAATCTGATGTAAACCAAGATGTGAATGATTAACCATGGAATAAATATGATGACGATGACTATGTGGAAGAAGTTGACGACAAGGTTAACGAAGACTTTTATGACCATTTTGAAAGTGAAATAATGGATGTTGGTATGACATTGGTCTTCTTGTTGAAGTAACTTCTCTTATGTATGTAAACTGAAGAAGAAACAACAAATAGAATAAAAAAGTTCACTACTCATCTAGTGACTCACTAGTACAAAATGGAGTATTAGACGGTGTTGAAGTTTTATTTTAGACGGGGTTAAAGCAATAACACCGTCTTAAAATCAATACCCATATGACCATTGTGCTGTTTTGattaaaatattcaagaaaattCAAAAAAACCCCGTCTATTGCTTAAACACCATCTTATACTATTTTATGCAAGCTTTAGACGGTGTTCTTAAACACCGTCTTATAAATATTATAATGTATCGGAGAAACCCTAAAACATACTCAGTGGAGTCACCCAAAACCCACATGCCACCTGAGTGTAAACCACCACCACACCACATGTTCCTTTTCTTCTAAATTCTTACAACAAGTGCATTACAATCTGAAATTCGATCCCTGGATTTGAAGAAATCGAAGCACGGACTTGCACCGAAGAAGATCAAATTGAAAACGCAGTAGCTGTAGCAGTGGATTTTGTTTTGGGATAAAACACCCTCCGCTTCCTGGTATTTCTTCCGTGCCCTAATTTTGGTGCTTTTATGCTTTAATCATCAAATGAGCTCTTGAATCATCTGCTTTTTTTGTGAATTTCGATCTAATATATTCCTTAAGGTTCTTCCTTgttaatataataatatttttggttaTGAGCTACTGATGATGTCAGTGTCTGATTCCCGCCTCAACAAATTTGGGACACGACAAGGCAAGAGTGCATACCATAGTTGCGTATGACATCACAAAAAGTAAAAACCTTTGACAATGTCCAAAGGTGGTTATGTGAGCTAAGAGACCATGCCGCCTTGTGATCATATTGGTTGGAATCAAATCCGATTTGAGCCGTCATAGAGTTGCGGCTGATCGTTGTGAAATCTGTGTCGGTTATATTATGTTTCTTTTCTGTAGCACCCCAAAAGAGTGTAGGTGGaaaaattatttaccaaaatgggtgatTTGAAAAATAATTACCAAAATATATATGTTGCAATGACTTTTTCTCAAATTGGTGAGGgtggaaaaaatatttaccaaaatgggtgatttttaaaaaaattattaaaatgagtgttatttcttatttctttattattaactattttattatattttttttctttttttttcaattaacCTAATATGTTTTTAATCTATTTTCTTCAAACAATTACTCTTTATACTGTATTTACTTTTTAACCAACCAAAATATAATTCTTTTTTCATAAcattttttcttttatttcctTTTACATTTATGTGAGCTAAATCATTCTAATTTTAGAGATGTAAACAATCACTAAAGTAGCAAgttcatgttcatttatttaacgTTAATCGAacaaacaatcaaacacaaacatgGTTTTCTTTTTTTGTAAACGAGGCATGTGTTCATGTTTACATCAACCCATTGTTAATAAaatttatgtaactttaagaaaTACTATATTATGGGTTTTCATTTGAATTGGTAATCAATTACACAAACGATAGTAAATGAAAAAttaatctaaaaaaataaattaaaacagtAGATGAGAGGCATTAGCACTCAGTTTGTTTTAACATGGGTTTcattataaaaaaagaaaaaatatatatataataattaataagttAGTTAAAAAAATCTATATAATGAGTTAGATGGAAGAAAAGAATATAAATGTGATATGTTGATTAAATAAAAATAGAAGAATTATACCAtattagttaaaaaaataaagaaatatagaAAAAACCCTATTTTGGTAATTATTTTTCAAAtcacctattttggtaaataagttttccATCAACACCCATTTAGGAAAAAACTCTTCATACGTGATTGACCTTTTTTTGGTTATGCATCACTAATTTTATTGATGTTGACTTCTTCTGGTTTAGTATTAATATTCGGATCGAATTCTAAGCATCTTATGCTTATATTAAACAAGAAACACAAAAACTATTATAAATAATTTCTATAGTTATTTATTTAGTCATTTGAGACTTTTTCGTAAGTGACACATTTCAACCTGAACCCACTTTTGTCTAAGACCCATTTTGACCGGAAGCAAACTGATCCTTTTTAAAATTGACCCGTTATGACCGGTTTCCCATGGGACTGTTTCTCCCGGCTACAGAAAAACCATTTAGTAAGGCCAAATATAACTTGAACAGTAATGAAGCAAAACCTTAAagtatatattaatatatttagGCAAAACATCATTGTCATGATTTAAAACCGTCACTACATATGTaaacataaaaatgcaaaacATATATGAAATTCAGTTTTGACTTGTTTCTGCCATAAATTCTAATCTTTATAATAACTATCATACGTTCGTCCTAACGGATAAGACCCCTAAATTCAATGCATCAGCAAATCTCCATCTCCGCATACCTTTGACTGTTCCATTATCCTGCTTCTTCTTGGACAACTTGCGCAACTGTTTGGATATTAATAAGTGAGGTAAAGAATCTGCCTAAAATAATTACCTTCTTCCTTTATGAAGCTAATTGCTTTCTCTTCACGAAGTGATCCCCCCAGCAATGGCATCAAGCCCCAAAACTGCTTACGGGCTTTAGAAGAGGAAGGCGACACAATCTGAACACTGGTACGGCTTTGATCTTCTTGTTCAAGTAGCTTCCTGTATGTATACTGAaaagaaaaatagaaaaagaaaaactaaTATATCTACTTAACTGCGGTGTACAAACAAAATCTGATATCTAAACAATGTTGAAGTCCAGTAAAGGATAATCAAAGAAAGCACATATAACTCTTACCTTGACAAGATCACTCTGTTCTTCAAAATCAGTTAAAGAAAAGGATGATCTTAAGCTTAGAGATCGAGGACGGCAACACCAAAGTACAGCATCCACAAAAGCTGCATAATCAGATGATTC from Helianthus annuus cultivar XRQ/B chromosome 7, HanXRQr2.0-SUNRISE, whole genome shotgun sequence includes the following:
- the LOC118480598 gene encoding uncharacterized protein LOC118480598, yielding MDLQKFVVLENLKAIELPPYELEHIELHFEHEESSDYAAFVDAVLWCCRPRSLSLRSSFSLTDFEEQSDLVKYTYRKLLEQEDQSRTSVQIVSPSSSKARKQFWGLMPLLGGSLREEKAISFIKEEGNYFRQILYLTY